A genomic region of Aspergillus oryzae RIB40 DNA, chromosome 1 contains the following coding sequences:
- a CDS encoding uncharacterized protein (Fe2+/Zn2+ regulated transporter) → MSFDPNNVDLDTADPAEIICYLNASENDYDGRLGARISAIFVILIVSTAVTFFPVLAKRAPRLHIPLYVYLFARYFGAGVIVATAFIHLLDPAYDEIGPASCVGMTGHWADYSWCPAIVLASLVGIFLLDFGAERYVEVKYGICREDPEPIMTSATDNSLRTTAVANQAPVEKEAQLESQSVNDSLSERSFKQQIAAFLILEFGVIFHSVIIGLNLGVTGEEFSTLYPVLVFHQSFEGLGIGARMSAIPFRKGSWLPWILCTLYGLTTPISIAIGLGVRTTYNSGSYTANVVSGVLDAISAGILIYTGLVELLARDFLFDPHRTQDNKRLTFMVISMLWGVGIMALLGKWA, encoded by the coding sequence ATGTCATTCGATCCCAACAACGTCGATCTCGACACCGCAGACCCGGCAGAGATCATCTGTTACCTCAATGCCTCGGAGAACGACTATGATGGGCGCTTAGGCGCGCGTATATCCGCGATCTTTGTGATTCTCATTGTCTCAACCGCTGTTACATTCTTCCCAGTACTAGCCAAGCGTGCTCCCCGGCTTCACATCCCACTATACGTCTACCTCTTCGCACGGTACTTCGGCGCAGGCGTCATCGTGGCGACGGCCTTTATCCATCTCTTGGATCCCGCATATGATGAAATAGGACCGGCATCTTGCGTTGGTATGACCGGCCACTGGGCGGACTATTCGTGGTGCCCGGCCATCGTCCTTGCCTCTCTCGTCGGAATATTCCTTCTCGACTTTGGCGCGGAGCGATATGTTGAGGTCAAGTACGGAATCTGTCGAGAGGACCCGGAGCCGATCATGACCAGCGCGACGGACAACAGCTTGCGTACTACCGCAGTGGCTAACCAAGCTCCtgttgagaaggaagccCAGCTTGAATCTCAATCTGTCAATGACTCGCTGTCAGAGAGGTCATTCAAGCAGCAGATCGCCGCCTTCCTGATCCTTGAGTTCGGCGTCATCTTCCACTCGGTCATTATCGGCTTGAACCTCGGTGTTACAGGTGAAGAATTTTCCACTCTCTACCCGGTCCTGGTCTTCCACCAGTCCTTTGAGGGATTGGGTATTGGTGCCCGCATGTCAGCGATTCCCTTCCGCAAAGGCAGCTGGCTACCCTGGATTCTGTGCACGCTTTACGGTTTGACCACTCCAATTTCCATCGCGATCGGACTCGGGGTCCGAACAACCTACAACTCAGGCTCGTATACCGCGAATGTTGTCTCGGGGGTTTTGGACGCCATCTCCGCTGGTATCCTTATCTACACCGGGTTGGTCGAATTGCTGGCTCGCGATTTCCTCTTCGATCCCCATCGTACGCAGGACAACAAGCGACTGACATTCATGGTAATTTCTATGCTTTGGGGAGTTGGTATAATGGCACTTCTTGGCAAGTGGGCCTAA
- a CDS encoding 2EXR domain-containing protein (predicted protein), whose product MSTTFHLFPLLPPEIRHYIWHLSLTHARVIRISCDRGILPTSRRYARCFRADYPNPPQLQVNTEARHVALRLYAPYFRTKHKPHSCIYLSPDQDVVHLHEAVLAYLSSVEKAALQRLMIDVHDYGSFGSYWMDSLCGMEQLKEIVLVVLPGALSPYGVYDQLPVEDSEIVWLLKAAFVEGARTSPGWAMPRVKVISHEGAAMGDIVVTADDLEIN is encoded by the coding sequence ATGTCCACTACATTTCACCTTTTTCCGTTATTGCCGCCTGAAATTCGACACTACATCTGGCACCTCTCCCTCACCCATGCTCGAGTGATTCGTATCTCGTGCGACCGGGGTATCCTTCCCACGTCGCGGCGATATGCTCGCTGCTTTCGTGCTGACTACCCCAATCCACCTCAGCTACAAGTGAATACGGAGGCCCGTCATGTGGCGCTGCGGTTGTATGCCCCTTACTTTCGGACGAAACACAAGCCTCATAGCTGCATCTATTTAAGCCCAGACCAGGATGTTGTGCATCTGCACGAGGCAGTGTTAGCATACCTCAGCTCGGTGGAGAAAGCGGCCCTCCAACGGCTGATGATCGACGTTCACGACTATGGTTCCTTTGGCTCCTATTGGATGGATAGCTTGTGTGGCATGGAGCAATTGAAGGAAATTGTGCTGGTAGTGTTGCCAGGCGCCTTGTCTCCATATGGAGTATATGATCAGTTACCCGTGGAAGACAGTGAGATTGTTTGGTTGCTGAAGGCTGCCTTCGTTGAGGGTGCCCGGACAAGCCCGGGGTGGGCGATGCCGCGCGTCAAAGTCATATCGCATGAAGGAGCAGCGATGGGGGATATCGTTGTGACAGCGGATGATCTGGAGATCAATTGA
- a CDS encoding putative salicylate hydroxylase (2-polyprenyl-6-methoxyphenol hydroxylase and related FAD-dependent oxidoreductases) yields the protein MKVIIVGGGIGGLATAIGLRRAGHRVKIFERSSFLHEIGAAINICPNAARVLSHWGFNVELARVVTARQSIVAAGSSLKPLAEVDCSKCDEVYGAPWLLAHRVDLHSELQRLATAQEGPGIPADIVLNSKVVGYDASEGYVTLADGSVHGADLIVAADGVHTSAIHHVNGRATRPVATGSAVFRFLLSTEELPDDPSLEPHFGDGLMRIMAAEGVRRLVWYPCANNTVQNFVGIHPDQHTNGHEQESWDRSANVDDVLAQYHDFHPSILSIIRKATNIKRWPLLYREPVPTWSRDRLVLIGDAAHPMLPHQGQGGAQAIEDAGALSVIFTQLPTEPTADEIRDRLAVFERVRIKRASAIQVTSNVGQDEAWKIREHAQKYMPEGVDVPTSPSEFMEHNFRYDVLQDSRQHLEAFLVKS from the exons ATGAAGGTGATTATTGTTGGAGGTGGTATCGGTGGCCTCGCGACTGCGATTGGGCTGCGTCGTGCTGGTCACCGCGTCAAG ATATTTGAACGGTCTTCGTTCCTCCACGAAATCGGGGCAGCTATCAACATCTGTCCAAATGCCGCTCGGGTTCTCTCACACTGGGGATTTAATGTTGAACTAGCCCGCGTGGTGACCGCACGGCAGTCTATCGTAGCAGCTGGAAGCTCGCTCAAACCATTGGCGGAGGTAGACTGCTCAAAGTGTGATGAGGTTTATGGTGCACCGTGGCTGCTGGCCCATCGAGTCGACCTGCATTCGGAGTTACAACGTCTCGCTACAGCTCAAGAGGGACCTGGAATACCAGCAGATATCGTCTTGAACTCAAAGGTCGTTGGATACGACGCTTCTGAGGGATATGTAACGCTGGCCGACGGGTCTGTCCATGGAGCGGATCTCATTGTCGCAGCGgacggagtacatacatccgCGATCCATCATGTTAATGGCCGCGCAACACGGCCAGTTGCCACCGGCTCAGCAGTGTTTCGCTTCCTGCTCTCAACCGAGGAGTTGCCAGACGATCCTAGTCTAGAGCCACACTTTGGTGATGGTCTTATGAGGATTATGGCTGCGGAGGGTGTGAGGCGGTTGGTTTGGTATCCATGTGCTAA TAACACGGTGCAAAACTTTGTGGGAATACACCCAGATCAGCATACTAACGGTCACGAACAAGAAT CCTGGGATCGGTCCGCcaatgttgatgatgttctGGCGCAATACCATGACTTCCATCCTAGCATTCTAAGCATCATTAG GAAGGCGACAAATATCAAGCGGTGGCCACTCCTGTACCGAGAGCCCGTGCCAACTTGGAGCCGTGACCGTCTAGTTCTTATTGGGGACGCAGCCCATCCTATGTTGCCTC accaaggccaaggtGGTGCCCAGGCTATCGAGGATGCAGGTGCATTGAGTGTGATCTTCACCCAGTTGCCCACTGAACCCACAGCAGATGAGATCCGCGACCGTCTAGCAGTATTTGAACGGGTCCGCATCAAGCGCGCGTCGGCGATACAAGTCACATCAAATGTTGGACAGGACGAAGCGTGGAAGATCCGGGAACACGCACAGAAATATATGCCAGAAGGTGTCGATGTGCCTACCTCGCCATCCGAGTTCATGGAGCATAACTTCCGTTATGACGTGCTCCAGGATAGTCGGCAGCATCTCGAGGCCTTCTTGGTGAAGAGCTAG
- a CDS encoding uncharacterized protein (dehydrogenases with different specificities (related to short-chain alcohol dehydrogenases)), with product MALEKDVVVVTGCGGMGIAIARRVGSGSLIILADYSQTMLERAVHALREEGHSVEGVQTDVADISAVKKLALHAAGLGSIRVVVHTAGVAMNQAPPSRIYHVNLLGTANLIEAFYPLATAGTSLVAISSAAGHRIQGSLSPGFERHLATAPLQTLLQHPDFPAGAFDSVAESTDQRSRTSAYAVSKRANILRVQASAPLWASKGARINSVSPGVVLSNMMKEELQGPAASMLRESIDRTPAGRMGTTADIANAVAFLCSSDAVFVTGSDLLVDGGLTGLNLWGNGGLDSSPKSNI from the coding sequence ATGGCCCTCGAAAAGGACGTGGTGGTCGTTACTGGCTGTGGAGGCATGGGCATTGCCATTGCACGCCGCGTGGGCAGCGGCTCCCTTATCATCCTGGCCGACTACTCACAAACTATGCTGGAGAGGGCGGTCCACGCCCTTCGCGAAGAAGGCCACAGCGTGGAAGGTGTTCAGACAGACGTGGCTGACATCAGCGCGGTCAAGAAGCTCGCGTTACACGCCGCTGGGCTTGGCTCGATAAGGGTGGTCGTCCATACAGCTGGCGTGGCCATGAATCAAGCTCCTCCCAGCCGAATCTATCACGTTAACCTACTTGGTACGGCGAATCTGATCGAGGCCTTCTACCCCTTAGCGACAGCCGGTACTTCTCTAGTCGCCATATCCAGCGCAGCCGGGCACCGCATTCAGGGCTCCCTCTCCCCGGGTTTCGAACGACACCTTGCGACTGCCCCATTGCAAACTTTGCTGCAGCATCCCGACTTCCCTGCAGGAGCTTTTGACTCCGTGGCTGAGAGTACAGACCAGCGTTCCCGCACGAGTGCCTACGCGGTCTCAAAGCGAGCAAATATCCTGCGCGTCCAGGCGTCTGCGCCCTTGTGGGCAAGCAAAGGTGCCAGGATCAATTCGGTTAGTCCTGGGGTGGTGTTATCCAACATGATGAAAGAGGAGCTGCAGGGGCCTGCGGCGTCTATGCTTCGGGAGTCTATTGACCGAACGCCTGCTGGGAGGATGGGAACGACGGCCGACATTGCGAATGCGGTAGCATTCCTGTGTTCCAGCGATGCGGTGTTTGTCACGGGAAGCGATCTATTGGTTGATGGAGGATTGACGGGGTTAAATCTTTGGGGTAATGGGGGTTTGGACTCGTCTCCTAAGTCTAACATATAG
- a CDS encoding FAD-binding oxidoreductase (FAD-binding protein DIMINUTO) produces MGLARHKTAVSRIANSIRGFYERKEPFRINHGSTNSTRPIRRDREVDIGDLRNVLHVDPTTRRALVEPNVPMDRLVEAIMKYGLVPPVVMEFPGITAGGGFAGTAGESSSFKYGFFDKTIHSVEMVLADGSVVKASESENADLFHGAAGAVGSLGVTTLIELQLIEAKKFVKATYHPQRSIRDSVHSVHEHTLNDRNDYVDGIVYGPEHGVVVAGEMTDELPSAAQVQTFSHAWDPWYYLHVQEKTRATQGPVSDYIPLAEYLFRYDRAGFWVGRSAFQYFHFPFNRLTRWWLDDFLHTRMLYKALHASGESSRYMIQDLALPYSTAESFIDYTSEKLGIWPLWLCPLKQSPAPTFHPHETTVKSEGFTPGQMLNIGVWGFGPKDPDTFVAANRDLERRLRELGGMKWFYAHTYYSQEEFWKIYDRDWYDGLRRKYNAETLPSVYDKVRIDVEADRKERSESWSRKLRDIWPLGGLWGIRKAIQSKDYFIHRNSEWKWK; encoded by the coding sequence ATGGGGCTGGCACGCCATAAGACGGCGGTCTCGCGGATCGCGAACAGTATCCGGGGCTTCTACGAACGCAAGGAACCCTTCCGAATCAACCACGGCTCGACCAACAGCACGCGACCGATCCGCCGAGACCGCGAAGTCGACATTGGCGACCTCCGCAATGTGTTACACGTTGATCCTACCACGCGAAGGGCGCTCGTCGAGCCCAATGTCCCGATGGACCGACTGGTGGAAGCCATCATGAAATACGGACTGGTACCGCCGGTCGTGATGGAATTCCCAGGGATCACCGCAGGCGGCGGCTTTGCGGGCACGGCCGGAGAAAGTTCCAGCTTCAAATACGGGTTCTTTGACAAGACGATCCATTCAGTGGAGATGGTCCTGGCGGATGGCAGTGTGGTAAAGGCGTCGGAGAGTGAAAATGCGGATCTCTTTCACGGCGCCGCCGGTGCGGTAGGCAGTTTAGGCGTCACGACCCTGATCGAGCTGCAGTTGATCGAGGCAAAGAAGTTCGTCAAGGCCACATACCATCCACAGCGGAGTATCAGGGACTCGGTCCATTCGGTACACGAACATACGTTGAACGACCGGAATGATTATGTCGATGGGATCGTCTACGGGCCGGAACACGGAGTAGTGGTCGCGGGTGAGATGACCGACGAGTTGCCCTCGGCGGCCCAGGTGCAGACGTTCAGTCATGCCTGGGACCCGTGGTACTATCTCCATGTGCAGGAGAAGACGCGAGCGACGCAGGGCCCCGTCTCAGATTACATTCCACTAGCCGAGTATCTTTTCCGCTACGATCGGGCCGGCTTCTGGGTGGGACGGTCGGCCTTCCAGTACTTCCATTTCCCCTTCAATCGACTCACGCGCTGGTGGCTGGATGACTTCTTACATACTCGGATGCTGTACAAGGCGCTGCATGCCAGCGGGGAGTCGAGTCGGTATATGATTCAGGATCTGGCGCTGCCATACTCCACGGCCGAGTCCTTTATCGATTACACGAGCGAGAAGTTGGGCATTTGGCCCTTGTGGCTCTGTCCGCTGAAGCAAAGCCCCGCGCCGACATTCCATCCGCATGAGACCACGGTGAAGAGTGAAGGCTTCACGCCTGGCCAGATGCTGAACATTGGTGTATGGGGATTCGGACCCAAGGATCCGGACACATTTGTCGCCGCGAATCGGGACCTGGAGCGGCGATTACGGGAGTTGGGCGGCATGAAGTGGTTCTATGCCCACACATACTATAGCCAGGAGGAGTTTTGGAAGATCTACGATCGCGACTGGTACGATGGCTTGCGACGGAAGTACAACGCGGAAACCCTGCCCAGTGTGTATGATAAGGTGCGCATCGACGTCGAGGCCGATCGGAAGGAGCGCAGCGAGTCGTGGAGTCGCAAACTGCGCGACATTTGGCCCCTGGGTGGGCTTTGGGGAATTCGCAAGGCAATTCAGAGCAAGGACTATTTCATCCACCGAAACTCGGAGtggaaatggaaataa
- a CDS encoding uncharacterized protein (amino acid transporters) encodes MEADLDLKMKEDPQLAETNVQDGQIDSGEGSIGTALFVTIGNGLAAGGPASLLIAYVLYCGVLACINNCLSEMIVLHPVSGGFIRLAGKWVDDALGFMVGWNFFLYESLMIPFEITAINLILSYWRDDIPVAAVCAASTFVTYSAKHTPLAINALAVAAYGEAEFWLSSGKVLLIFLLFFFTFVTMVGGNPAHDAYGFRYWSDPGPFAEHRTAGSLGRFEGFLAAVWSAAFCIVGPEYIAMAAAEAKRPRIFVKAAFKTIYWRFGLFFALGALCVGIVLPWNDRLCKPFLLSSEKGGGASPYVIAMSNLKVRILPDLVNALLITSVFSAGNTLTYCATRSLYGMALDGRAPKVLSKTKNGVPIYAFLIVICFPFLSFLQLSDNSSQVLTWLVNLVTAGALIDYLVICITYIQFHRACKAQGIDRKTFPYYGYFQPYCSYIGAVCMVLVLLFYGYTAFAPWSVEVFFQNYTMQLIAPILYFGWKLAHRTRILKPRDIDLVWDRPIVDSYEATFTSPAPGFWTEMIQMFGFKRQQAEQVDA; translated from the exons ATGGAAGCGGATCTTGacttgaagatgaaggaggacCCACAGCTGGCCGAGACGAATGTCCAAGACGGCCAAATCGATAGTGGGGAAG GCTCCATCGGAACGGCCCTGTTCGTCACTATCGGCAATGGCCTCGCGGCGGGTGGCCCAGCCAGTCTGCTCATTGCCTACGTTCTGTATTGTGGAGTACTCGCGTGTATCAACAATTGTCTCTCGGAAATGATAGTCCTGCATCCTGTGTCGGGTGGCTTCATCCGTCTCGCTGGCAAGTGGGTGGATGACGCCCTCGGTTTCATGGTCGGGTGGAATTTCTTCCTCTACGAATCTCTCATGATCCCCTTCGAGATAACCGCCATCAACCTGATCCTAAGCTATTGGAGAGACGATATTCCGGTCGCCGCCGTCTGTGCGGCGT CGACTTTTGTAACATATTCTGCCAAACATACTCCCCT TGCTATCAATGCTCTCGCCGTCGCGGCGTACGGGGAGGCCGAGTTCTGGCTCTCCTCCGGGAAGGTCTTACTGATCTTCTTGCTATTTTTCTTTACCTTCGTTACCATGGTTGGTGGTAACCCGGCTCACGATGCGTACGGTTTTCGTTATTGGAGCGATCCAGGTCCCTTTGCCGAGCATCGAACTGCCGGTAGTCTAGGTCGTTTTGAGGGCTTCCTGGCTGCCGTTTGGTCCGCTGCTTTCTGCATTGTTGGGCCCGAGTATATAGCAATGGCCGCTGCCGAGGCCAAACGCCCTCGGATCTTTGTGAAGGCGGCCTTTAAAACCATCTATTGGCGGTTTGGTTTATTCTTTGCTCTCGGTGCCCTGTGTGTCGGTATCGTGCTTCCGTGGAACGACCGACTCTGCAAGCCATTCTTGCTG AGCAGTGAGAAAGGAGGTGGCGCTTCTCCCTATGTCATCGCCATGTCGAATTTAAAAGTCCGCATCTTGCCCGACCTCGTCAATGCCCTACTTATCACGTCGGTATTCTCTGCGGGCAATACCCTCACATACTGCGCCACTCGTTCCCTCTACGGTATGGCCCTCGACGGCCGAGCACCTAAAGTCTTGAGCAAGACGAAGAACGGTGTCCCTATTTACGctttcctcatcgtcatctgcTTTCCATTCCTGTCTTTCCTGCAGCTATCCGACAACTCGTCACAAGTGTTAACATGGTTAGTCAACTTGGTTACGGCCGGTGCCCTCATTGACTATCTAGTCATATGTATCACGTACATCCAGTTCCACCGAGCATGCAAAGCACAAGGCATTGACCGAAAGACCTTCCCGTACTACGGCTACTTTCAGCCGTACTGCTCCTACATCGGTGCGGTATGTATGGTCCTGGTCTTGCTCTTCTACGGGTATACCGCGTTCGCGCCGTGGAGTGTGGAGGTTTTCTTCCAGAATTATACCATGCAGCTTATCGCCCCCATTCTGTATTTCGGTTGGAAGCTCGCTCACCGGACGAGAATACTCAAACCAAGGGATATCGACTTAGTATGGGATCGACCCATTGTGGACTCGTACGAAGCGACGTTCACCAGTCCCGCCCCAGGGTTCTGGACGGAAATGATTCAAATGTTTGGGTTTAAGCGGCAGCAGGCAGAGCAAGTTGATGCTTGA
- a CDS encoding GFA family protein (predicted protein), whose translation MEESGTKKSNTYPCVEPIKVLNSSGGMTICDNLKDYSMPCTMSACEEEHTMIHTGVCICKGVGFTVKGPPEDVFCCYCSDCAIGAGGPCQITASYASSNVTIHDPDVLLTCYTITEGTISGRAKEKHFCKRCGCTVFTIPYSLDRQYIVIRPVLIENGLEIYKPGLECFAKRRPSYFAGCQSAKEYDIMPTDAGSSDTKG comes from the exons ATGGAAGAGAGTGGAACCAAAAAGTCTAACACTTATCCATGCGTTGAGCCCATTAAAGTTCTCAACAGCTCCGGTGGGATGACCATTTGCGATAATTTGAAGGATTACTCTATGCCATG TACGATGTCTGCATGCGAAGAAGAACACACCATGATCCACACCGGAGTGTGTATTTGTAAAGGAGTCGGGTTCACCGTTAAAGGTCCCCCGGAGGATGTGTTCTGCTGCTATTGCAGTGACTGTGCGATTGGAGCCGGGGGACCCTGTCAGATT ACAGCAAGCTATGCCTCGTCCAACGTCACCATTCACGATCCGGACGTTCTCCTTACCTGCTACACGATCACAGAGGGCACTATAAGCGGTCGTGCGAAGGAAAAGCATTTCTGCAAGAGGTGTGGATGCACAGTATTTACCATACCTTACAGCCTCGACCGCCAGTACATCGTCATAAGACCAGTGCTGATCGAAAACGG CCTCGAAATCTACAAGCCAGGGCTGGAATGTTTTGCAAAGCGACGTCCTAGTTACTTTGCAGGGTGCCAGTCAGCCAAGGAGTACGACATCATGCCGACAGATGCTGGAAGCTCGGACACGAAGGGATAA
- a CDS encoding nucleobase cation symporter-1 family protein (uridine permease/thiamine transporter/allantoin transport): MSLLKRSINILQVPTEPGLTTAELMLTNEDLRPVEPERRQWRWLNFVAFWIADSLNVNTWMITSSMIVDGLSWWQAWLCVWIGYTISGIFVIAMGRIATIYHIPFAVANRASFGIWGSFWPILNRAAMAVIWYGVQMMTNSGLGQCVTLMIQAIWPSYVNIPNNIPASSGVTTMEFTSFFLFWLGSLPALWFPIYKIRHLFTAKAYFSPACAIAFFVWAIVRAHGLGPIIHQPNTAQGSTLAWAFVKSIMNCIANFAALIINNPDFSRYAAKPNDAVWPQLITIPVGFAVTSFIGIMVTSSSSVIFGQAVWNPLTLLGMFLEDASSAERFGVFVIAAGFALAQLGTNIAANSVSAGTNLSALLPRFCTIRRGAYVCAAIGLAMCPWNLVASSNKFTVYLSSYSVFLSSIAGVMISDYYLVRRGYLELQALYSAERNGPYYGTWGVSWRGYTAYICGILINIVGFAGAVGAKVPVAAEYIYNINYLSGFLVAAAIYWALAKAFPIPCTSETWNEVPYLGEAMHADGKVIAEATEVEDAKAKV, from the exons ATGTCACTGCTAAAAAGGTCCATCAATATACTGCAGGTGCCGACAGAGCCCGGTCTGACGACGGCAGAGTTGATGTTAACAAATGAAGATCTAAGGCCAG TCGAGCCAGAGCGCCGCCAATGGAGATGGCTGAACTTCGTAGCTTTCTGGATTGCAGATTCGTTGAATGTT AATACGTGGATGATCACCTCGTCCATGATTGTGGATGGACTATCCTGGTGGCAGGCCTGGCTCTGCGTCTGGATCGGTTATACAATATCGGGCATCTTTGTGATTGCCATGGGCCGCATTGCAACCATCTACCACATTCCATTCGCAGTAGCCAACCGAGCATCCTTTGGCATATGGGGCTCCTTCTGGCCGATTCTAAATCGCGCGGCCATGGCTGTAATTTGGTATGGCGTTCAG ATGATGACGAATTCTGGGTTAGGGCAGTGTGTGACTCTGATGATCCAGGCCATTTGGCCCAGCTACGTGAATATCCCCAATAATATCCCCGCCAGTTCAGGCGTAACCACCATGGAGTTCACCagcttctttctgttctggCTGGGGTCGCTGCCAGCTCTTTGGTTTCCTATCTATAAGATCCGACATCTCTTCACGGCGAAAGCTTACTTTTCACCCGCCTGCGCGAttgctttcttcgtctggGCGATTGTCCGCGCTCATGGACTGGGTCCTATCATCCATCAGCCCAATACTGCACAAGGAAGTACATTGGCATGGGCGTTTGTGAAGAGCATTATGAACTGCATTGCTAATTTCGCTGCTTTAATCATCAATAATCCTGACTTTAGCCGATACGCAGCCAAGCCAAACGATGCGGTATGGCCACAACTGATCACGATTCCGGTAGGCTTTGCTGTAACCTCGTTTATCGGAATCATGGTtacttcatcctcgtcggtGATCTTCGGCCAAGCGGTCTGGAACCCTCTCACTCTGCTAGGAATGTTCTTGGAGGATGCCAGTTCGGCGGAACGGTTCGGCGTGTTCGTTATTGCCGCTGGCTTTGCATTGGCTCAGCTGGGAACAAATATTGCAGCCAACTCCGTATCCGCTGGAACCAATCTCTCGGCCTTACTCCCTAGGTTTTGCACCATCCGCCGAGGAGCCTATGTGTGTGCAGCTATTGGCCTCGCGATGTGCCCG TGGAACCTGGTAGCTTCCTCCAACAAATTCACGGTGTACCTGTCATCCTATTCGGTATTCCTATCTTCGATCGCCGGGGTCATGATCAGCGACTACTACCTGGTCCGTCGAGGCTACCTCGAACTCCAAGCTCTCTATAGTGCAGAAAGAAACGGCCCGTATTATGGAACCTGGGGTGTCTCCTGGAGGGGCTATACGGCCTACATATGCGGCATCCTAATCAACATCGTTGGGTTTGCTGGCGCCGTTGGTGCAAAGGTACCGGTGGCCGCGGAATACATCTACAACATCAATTATCTGTCAGGATTCCTGGTGGCTGCTGCGATATATTGGGCCTTGGCCAAGGCGTTCCCCATTCCATGCACCAGTGAGACATGGAACGAGGTGCCATATTTAGGAGAGGCTATGCATGCTGATGGAAAGGTTATCGCAGAGGCGACAGAGGTGGAGGAtgcaaaagcaaaagtgTAG